In the genome of Mucisphaera calidilacus, one region contains:
- a CDS encoding DUF2237 family protein gives MAKNVLGTELAVCGTDPVTGFYRDGCCQTGPDDVGLHTVCAVMTEAFLAFTVSRGNDLVTPRPEYGFPGLKAGDRWCLCVERWREAMEAGVAPPVVLEATHMSALEFVELDVLREHGVS, from the coding sequence ATGGCGAAGAATGTGTTGGGTACGGAGTTGGCGGTGTGCGGGACGGACCCGGTGACGGGGTTTTACCGTGACGGGTGTTGTCAGACGGGGCCGGACGATGTGGGGTTGCACACGGTGTGTGCGGTGATGACTGAGGCCTTTCTGGCGTTCACGGTATCGCGTGGGAATGACCTGGTGACGCCTCGGCCTGAGTATGGGTTTCCGGGATTGAAGGCGGGTGACCGGTGGTGCCTGTGTGTGGAGCGTTGGCGTGAGGCGATGGAGGCGGGGGTTGCGCCGCCTGTGGTTCTGGAGGCGACGCACATGTCGGCGTTGGAGTTTGTGGAGTTGGATGTGCTGCGGGAGCACGGGGTGTCGTAA
- a CDS encoding SMP-30/gluconolactonase/LRE family protein: MDVITPEYRALLAEGPVWHEGMLWYVDIQRGALCRVGLDGSGFEWRALVELLGAASPCDDGRWLLAYEDGLMLYDWDRDEREVVSDVLRDVPFRMNDGKADPRGRFWVGTIATERGAGSASFYCYEHGRGIATHLTGVTISNGLDWSADGSRMYYIDTPTKRVDVFDFDMERGAISNRQPLVVFGEDAGGPDGMCLDADGHAWVAFWGGSCVRCFDGETGEQLREVAVPAERVTSCCFAGEGLDRLVITTASAGLRDDELEAQPGAGRVFVTDVGVRGRAGHAVRLNTSR; this comes from the coding sequence ATGGACGTGATTACACCAGAGTACCGGGCGTTGCTGGCTGAGGGGCCGGTGTGGCATGAGGGGATGTTGTGGTATGTGGACATCCAGAGGGGCGCGTTGTGTCGTGTCGGGCTGGACGGGTCGGGGTTTGAGTGGCGGGCGTTGGTGGAGCTGCTGGGTGCTGCTTCGCCTTGCGACGACGGGCGGTGGCTGCTGGCGTATGAAGATGGGTTGATGCTTTATGACTGGGATCGGGACGAGCGTGAGGTGGTGAGTGATGTGCTGCGGGACGTGCCGTTCCGGATGAACGACGGGAAGGCTGACCCTCGGGGTCGTTTCTGGGTGGGGACGATTGCGACGGAGCGTGGTGCGGGTTCGGCGTCGTTTTACTGTTATGAGCATGGTCGTGGGATCGCGACGCACCTGACGGGGGTGACGATCTCGAACGGTCTGGACTGGTCGGCGGACGGTTCGCGGATGTATTACATCGACACGCCGACGAAGCGTGTGGACGTGTTTGACTTTGACATGGAGCGGGGTGCGATCAGCAACCGTCAGCCTCTGGTGGTGTTTGGCGAGGATGCGGGCGGTCCGGACGGGATGTGCCTGGACGCGGATGGTCATGCGTGGGTGGCGTTCTGGGGCGGGTCGTGCGTGCGTTGTTTTGACGGGGAGACGGGGGAGCAGCTGCGTGAGGTGGCGGTGCCGGCGGAGCGTGTGACGAGTTGCTGTTTTGCGGGTGAGGGCCTGGATCGGCTGGTGATCACGACGGCGTCGGCGGGGCTGAGGGATGATGAGCTTGAGGCTCAGCCGGGGGCGGGTCGTGTGTTCGTGACGGACGTGGGTGTGAGGGGTCGTGCGGGGCATGCGGTGCGGCTGAATACAAGTCGTTAA
- a CDS encoding DUF805 domain-containing protein, whose protein sequence is MDWYLEPLEKYAVFTGRARRKEYWTFVLCNTLLAFVLAFIDGLMGTYNAEIGIGVLGSIFALAVLIPSFAVGVRRLHDSGKSGFLMLIVFVPVIGAIALLILMVLDSEPGENKHGPNPKA, encoded by the coding sequence ATGGACTGGTATCTGGAACCTCTCGAGAAGTATGCGGTATTCACGGGACGAGCGCGGCGAAAGGAGTACTGGACGTTTGTGCTGTGCAACACGCTGCTGGCGTTTGTGCTGGCGTTCATTGACGGGCTGATGGGCACGTATAATGCTGAGATAGGGATTGGCGTTCTCGGGTCGATCTTTGCTCTGGCCGTGCTGATTCCCAGTTTTGCGGTGGGTGTTCGGCGTCTGCATGATTCGGGCAAGAGTGGGTTCCTGATGCTTATTGTGTTTGTTCCCGTGATCGGCGCGATTGCGTTGCTGATTCTGATGGTTCTCGACAGCGAACCGGGCGAGAACAAGCACGGTCCGAATCCGAAGGCGTAG
- a CDS encoding gamma-glutamyltransferase family protein has product MTRPYHRLRHTVYGSAAVASSQPLATAAGLHALRSGGNALDAALATAITLTVVEPSSNGLGSDAFTIIHKDGKLHALNGSGRSPSRWTPDRFAGLDEFPLFGPDSVTVPGVVHAWATAHQRFGKLPFADLFQDAIRHARDGFPVGPITAAAWARGADRYSQRPDWSSTFLTNGKPPTAGQRFAMPDHARTLETIAKDHGQSFYQGELAQRIAAHIQAEGGALHADDLAAHQSDWVDTIHTTAFDRTLHELPPNGQGIAALIALGIARNLPLADLDPDCPDAIHLQAEAIRLAFADLHTHVSDPNTAHIDTRQLLDPDYLKQRAAQVNPRKAGDPAPGIPRRGGTIYCCAADNQGMMVSWIQSNFWGFGSGLVVPDTGIALQNRAAGFTLEPGHANQAAPAKRPFHTIIPGFITNNHQPEAAFGVMGGSFQTQGHLQVFLRRYLWKQDLQEAADAPRWMITSSRKLALEPAWDKTTADDLTTRGHNIIELPFIYFGGAQGIFRQTDNTYAALSDWRKEGQAAVI; this is encoded by the coding sequence ATGACACGCCCCTACCACCGTCTCCGACACACCGTCTACGGCTCCGCCGCCGTCGCCTCCTCGCAACCCCTCGCCACCGCCGCAGGACTCCACGCCCTCCGCTCAGGCGGCAACGCCCTCGACGCCGCGCTCGCCACCGCCATCACACTCACCGTCGTCGAACCCTCCTCCAACGGGCTCGGCAGCGACGCCTTCACCATCATCCACAAGGACGGCAAGCTCCACGCCCTCAACGGCTCGGGACGAAGCCCCAGCCGCTGGACGCCCGACCGCTTCGCCGGCCTCGACGAATTCCCCCTCTTCGGCCCCGACTCCGTCACCGTCCCAGGCGTCGTCCACGCCTGGGCCACCGCCCACCAGCGCTTCGGCAAACTCCCCTTCGCCGACCTCTTCCAGGACGCCATCCGGCACGCACGCGACGGCTTCCCCGTCGGCCCCATCACCGCCGCCGCATGGGCACGCGGCGCCGACCGCTACAGCCAACGGCCCGACTGGTCCAGCACCTTCCTCACCAACGGCAAACCGCCAACCGCCGGCCAGCGATTCGCCATGCCCGATCACGCCCGAACCCTCGAAACCATCGCCAAAGACCACGGCCAATCCTTCTACCAGGGCGAACTCGCACAACGCATCGCCGCACACATCCAGGCCGAAGGCGGAGCACTCCACGCCGACGACCTCGCCGCCCACCAGTCCGACTGGGTCGACACCATCCACACCACCGCCTTCGACCGAACCCTCCACGAACTGCCGCCCAACGGCCAGGGCATCGCCGCACTCATCGCCCTCGGCATCGCACGCAACCTCCCACTCGCCGACCTCGACCCCGACTGCCCCGACGCCATCCACCTCCAGGCCGAGGCCATCCGACTCGCCTTCGCCGACCTCCACACCCACGTCTCCGACCCCAACACCGCCCACATCGACACCCGACAACTCCTCGACCCCGACTACCTCAAACAACGCGCCGCACAGGTCAACCCACGCAAGGCAGGCGACCCAGCACCCGGCATCCCCAGGCGAGGCGGAACCATCTACTGCTGCGCCGCCGACAACCAGGGCATGATGGTCTCATGGATCCAGTCCAACTTCTGGGGGTTCGGCTCAGGACTCGTCGTCCCCGACACCGGCATCGCACTCCAGAACCGCGCCGCCGGCTTCACCCTCGAACCCGGTCACGCCAACCAGGCCGCACCCGCCAAACGACCCTTCCACACCATCATCCCCGGCTTCATCACCAACAACCACCAACCCGAGGCCGCCTTCGGCGTCATGGGCGGATCCTTCCAGACACAGGGACACCTACAGGTCTTCCTCCGACGCTACCTCTGGAAACAGGACCTCCAGGAAGCCGCCGACGCGCCGCGATGGATGATCACCTCCTCCCGCAAACTAGCCCTCGAACCCGCATGGGACAAAACCACCGCCGACGACCTCACCACCCGAGGACACAACATCATCGAACTCCCCTTCATCTACTTCGGCGGCGCACAAGGCATCTTCAGACAAACCGACAACACCTACGCCGCCCTCTCCGACTGGCGCAAAGAAGGACAGGCCGCCGTCATTTGA
- a CDS encoding GIY-YIG nuclease family protein, with the protein MRYVYLLRSESSPNQTYVGSTGDYPKRLKQHNSGESPYTARFRPWRSVVVLRFDDDLKAEAFERYLKSGSGHAFAKRHFW; encoded by the coding sequence ATGAGATACGTTTACCTACTCCGTAGTGAATCAAGCCCGAATCAGACTTACGTCGGGTCGACCGGGGACTACCCGAAGCGGCTCAAACAGCACAACTCGGGTGAGTCGCCCTATACGGCACGCTTCCGTCCCTGGAGGTCTGTGGTCGTGCTTCGCTTTGATGATGACCTGAAGGCCGAGGCATTCGAACGCTATCTCAAATCGGGCTCGGGTCACGCCTTCGCCAAGCGGCATTTCTGGTAG
- a CDS encoding SpoIIE family protein phosphatase, whose protein sequence is MSLVPSQAEQHAAPPVSTTGQIALVSVAGPRAVTHHLKPPGPVTIGRRAGNALQLVETDSVSREHATLVAERHTDPNDTPRWFLIDRHSRHGTRLNGIRIQPEQRYPIQPDDLIELTPWVFQVVDPNLRNRQRKLSQTFDDTTWRGDAQITLIPEDQHPQARTGPWMNILITCAETIHAATSEQEVAHAALEAAALGTGYTNAAILRPMTDDGSVPVVAARGDFAAQDQTPSFSRSLIRRAADEGLPTRLSRQQSDTDLAVSVFELGIDEALCVPLKLGTTVAGFLYLDNRHGSASGQRMPTETTDFAVRLAQIVALALSNLMRLDLQQRYARVEHDLAAAAEAQSFVLPERTGTVGPITYAGESRPGRIVSGDFFDVIPLDDHRIALTLGDVVGKGIAASVLMTASQGYVHAAFHNDDNPASVAIALNTFLEGRCADHHFVTLWAAVIDLHQKTLTYVDAGHGYAMIRSADNTVTPLNKAGGLPIGVDPTYTYKPQTIPLAPAGCLVIVSDGIVEQQGRPDDRGYAEEFGFTRLQQLIRYIPDTNCPVDTIYQHVCDHAGTPHLADDATIVAANWA, encoded by the coding sequence ATGTCACTCGTGCCCTCACAGGCCGAACAACACGCCGCACCGCCCGTCTCCACCACCGGGCAAATCGCCCTCGTCTCCGTCGCCGGCCCCCGCGCCGTCACCCACCACCTCAAACCACCCGGGCCCGTCACCATCGGCCGACGCGCCGGCAACGCCCTCCAACTCGTCGAAACCGACTCCGTCTCGCGCGAACACGCCACCCTCGTCGCCGAACGACACACCGACCCCAACGACACACCACGATGGTTCCTCATCGACCGGCACTCACGACACGGCACACGCCTCAACGGCATCCGCATCCAGCCCGAACAACGCTACCCCATCCAGCCCGACGACCTCATCGAACTCACACCCTGGGTCTTCCAGGTCGTCGACCCCAACCTCCGAAACCGCCAGCGGAAACTCTCGCAAACCTTCGACGATACCACCTGGCGTGGCGACGCGCAGATCACCCTCATCCCCGAAGACCAACACCCGCAGGCACGCACCGGCCCCTGGATGAACATCCTCATCACCTGCGCCGAAACCATCCACGCCGCCACCTCCGAACAGGAGGTCGCACACGCCGCCCTCGAAGCCGCCGCACTCGGAACCGGATACACCAACGCCGCCATCCTCCGACCCATGACCGACGACGGCAGCGTCCCCGTCGTCGCCGCCCGAGGCGACTTCGCCGCACAGGACCAGACACCCAGCTTCAGCCGATCCCTCATCCGACGCGCCGCCGACGAGGGACTCCCCACTCGACTCTCACGCCAACAGTCCGACACCGACCTCGCCGTCTCCGTCTTCGAACTCGGCATCGACGAGGCCCTCTGCGTACCCCTCAAACTCGGCACCACCGTCGCCGGATTCCTCTACCTCGACAACCGACACGGATCCGCCAGCGGCCAGCGCATGCCCACCGAGACCACCGACTTCGCCGTCCGCCTCGCACAGATCGTCGCCCTCGCCCTCTCCAACCTCATGCGCCTCGACCTCCAGCAACGCTACGCCCGCGTCGAACACGACCTCGCCGCCGCCGCCGAAGCGCAATCCTTCGTCCTCCCCGAACGTACCGGAACCGTCGGCCCCATCACCTACGCCGGAGAATCACGACCCGGTCGCATCGTCTCAGGCGACTTCTTCGACGTCATCCCACTCGACGACCACCGCATCGCACTCACCCTCGGCGACGTCGTCGGCAAAGGCATCGCCGCCTCCGTCCTCATGACCGCCTCCCAGGGCTACGTCCACGCCGCCTTCCACAACGACGACAACCCCGCAAGCGTCGCCATCGCACTCAACACCTTCCTCGAAGGACGATGCGCCGACCACCACTTCGTCACACTCTGGGCCGCCGTCATCGACCTCCACCAGAAAACACTCACCTACGTCGACGCAGGACACGGCTACGCCATGATCCGATCCGCCGACAACACCGTCACGCCCCTCAACAAGGCCGGCGGACTACCCATCGGCGTCGACCCCACCTACACCTACAAGCCACAGACCATCCCCCTCGCACCCGCCGGATGCCTCGTCATCGTCTCCGACGGCATCGTCGAACAGCAGGGACGCCCCGACGACCGCGGCTACGCCGAAGAATTCGGCTTCACACGACTCCAGCAACTCATCCGCTACATCCCCGACACCAACTGCCCCGTCGACACCATCTACCAGCACGTCTGCGACCACGCCGGAACACCCCACCTCGCCGACGACGCCACCATCGTCGCCGCAAACTGGGCGTAG
- a CDS encoding ubiquinone/menaquinone biosynthesis methyltransferase, whose protein sequence is MSDKGWQSDQLGDVHRRSDKATRVRSMFAAIAPSYDLNNRLHSFGMDQLWRRALVRMSGVAAGERVLDVATGTGDVALAFARRDAEVLGVDFTPELLRIARGKRVEGHPRPLYVAGDAKRLPVADGSFDVVSIAFGIRNVDEPEVALGEFYRVLRPGGRLVILEFSQPGFAPVRWMNRLYCEVVMPRTAALIARDRVNAYRYLPASVSTFWDRGALMGAMGEAGFGAVRSRALTFGVARLYRGDKA, encoded by the coding sequence ATGTCTGACAAGGGCTGGCAGTCGGATCAGTTGGGTGATGTGCATCGTCGTTCGGACAAGGCGACGCGTGTGCGGTCGATGTTTGCGGCGATCGCGCCGAGTTATGACCTGAACAATCGGCTGCATTCTTTCGGGATGGATCAGCTGTGGCGTCGAGCGCTGGTGCGGATGTCGGGTGTGGCGGCGGGGGAGCGTGTGCTGGATGTGGCGACGGGGACGGGCGACGTGGCGTTGGCGTTTGCGCGGCGTGACGCGGAGGTGCTGGGGGTTGACTTCACGCCTGAGCTGCTGCGGATCGCGCGGGGCAAGCGGGTTGAGGGACATCCGCGGCCGTTGTATGTGGCGGGTGACGCGAAGCGTCTGCCGGTGGCGGATGGTTCGTTTGATGTGGTGTCGATCGCTTTCGGGATCCGGAACGTTGACGAGCCGGAGGTGGCGTTGGGTGAGTTTTATCGTGTGCTCCGGCCGGGCGGGCGTCTGGTGATTCTGGAGTTTTCGCAGCCGGGTTTCGCGCCGGTGCGGTGGATGAATCGGTTGTATTGCGAGGTGGTGATGCCGAGGACGGCGGCGCTGATTGCGCGGGATCGTGTGAATGCGTATCGGTATCTGCCGGCGAGTGTGTCGACGTTCTGGGATCGTGGTGCGTTGATGGGTGCGATGGGTGAGGCGGGTTTTGGTGCGGTTCGGAGTCGGGCGTTGACGTTTGGTGTGGCGCGGTTGTACCGGGGGGATAAGGCGTGA
- a CDS encoding M48 family metallopeptidase, which translates to MKLEQRRIAGWWLWVSVLWVTAVVSVGCSTNPATGRAQLNILSESEEISLGREAAPGFLEQYGGSLPDEQIVAHVRQLGQQLAAVSERSQLPWEFHVVDSSVINAFALPGGKVFISRGLLERMTNEAQLAGVLGHEVGHVTAQHIGQQMTQAMGIQIGLIAAGIAIDQATDDAWLATLGLVGGELGAGMYLLKYGRDQEHQADELGLRYMTRLGYDPLGQVQVMRILKDASGGGGGIEMLSTHPLPESRIERLVEMIAERYPGSETSAYGFGEARFRREVLDRLEALPPARHPAKGAAAWLPAGLCACGGVHAAGGG; encoded by the coding sequence ATGAAGCTTGAGCAACGACGGATCGCGGGCTGGTGGCTGTGGGTGTCTGTTTTATGGGTCACGGCGGTGGTGTCGGTGGGGTGTTCGACGAATCCGGCGACGGGCCGGGCGCAGCTGAACATTCTGAGTGAGTCGGAGGAGATCAGTCTGGGCAGGGAGGCGGCTCCGGGGTTTCTGGAGCAGTACGGCGGGTCTTTACCTGATGAGCAGATTGTGGCGCACGTCCGACAACTCGGTCAGCAGCTGGCGGCGGTGAGTGAGCGTTCGCAGCTGCCTTGGGAGTTTCACGTGGTGGACTCGTCGGTGATCAATGCATTTGCGTTGCCGGGGGGGAAGGTTTTTATTTCGCGTGGTCTGCTGGAGCGGATGACGAATGAGGCTCAGCTGGCGGGGGTTCTGGGGCACGAGGTGGGTCACGTGACGGCGCAGCACATTGGTCAGCAGATGACGCAGGCGATGGGGATTCAGATCGGTCTGATCGCGGCGGGTATCGCGATCGATCAGGCGACGGATGATGCGTGGCTGGCGACGCTCGGGCTGGTGGGGGGCGAGCTGGGTGCGGGGATGTATCTGCTGAAGTATGGGCGTGACCAGGAGCATCAGGCGGATGAGCTGGGGCTGCGTTACATGACGCGGCTGGGCTATGACCCTCTGGGGCAGGTGCAGGTGATGCGGATCCTGAAGGATGCGTCGGGCGGGGGTGGGGGGATTGAGATGCTGTCGACGCACCCGCTGCCTGAGAGCCGGATCGAGCGGTTGGTGGAGATGATCGCGGAGCGTTATCCGGGTTCGGAGACGTCGGCTTACGGGTTTGGCGAGGCGCGTTTCCGGCGTGAGGTTCTGGATCGGCTGGAGGCGTTGCCGCCTGCGCGGCATCCGGCGAAGGGTGCCGCGGCGTGGTTGCCGGCGGGGTTGTGTGCTTGTGGCGGGGTTCATGCGGCGGGTGGTGGTTGA
- a CDS encoding cobalamin B12-binding domain-containing protein — protein sequence MPSERHISIERFFSFLISGDRRQAHSLVDEALEGVNDPVEIIANLIWPCLEQLHKLNREDQLTNLAYHYATRLLHQVIDQIQPKLPSRGRRNQRILLTCGDELLEELAAQLATDLLEADGYDVFLAGGGVANDEIVEELGSINANRLVVFGVIPATVPQTRQLIDRLHDIGVCPNLQIIVGGGVFNRAEGLAEEIGADLWALDPIELVEVIDEEPERRMIPEQRTVGRRRKPTGRNAA from the coding sequence ATGCCGAGCGAGCGACACATCAGTATTGAACGGTTTTTCAGCTTCCTCATCAGTGGCGACCGCCGCCAGGCGCACAGCCTCGTCGATGAGGCACTCGAAGGCGTCAACGACCCCGTCGAGATCATCGCCAACCTCATCTGGCCCTGCCTCGAACAGCTCCACAAGCTCAACCGTGAAGACCAGCTCACCAACCTCGCCTACCACTACGCCACACGTCTCCTGCACCAGGTGATCGATCAGATCCAGCCCAAGCTCCCCTCACGCGGACGACGCAACCAGCGCATCCTCCTCACCTGTGGCGACGAACTCCTCGAAGAACTCGCCGCCCAGCTCGCCACCGACCTCCTCGAAGCCGACGGCTACGACGTCTTCCTCGCCGGTGGAGGCGTCGCCAACGACGAGATCGTCGAGGAACTCGGATCCATCAACGCCAACCGGCTCGTCGTCTTCGGCGTCATCCCCGCCACCGTCCCACAAACACGACAACTCATCGACCGACTCCACGACATCGGCGTCTGCCCCAACCTCCAGATCATCGTCGGCGGAGGCGTCTTCAACCGCGCCGAAGGACTCGCCGAAGAAATCGGCGCCGACCTCTGGGCGCTCGACCCCATCGAACTCGTCGAGGTCATCGACGAAGAACCCGAACGACGCATGATCCCCGAGCAGCGAACCGTCGGACGACGACGCAAGCCTACCGGCAGGAACGCCGCCTGA
- a CDS encoding PilZ domain-containing protein — protein sequence MTDNKNQDRRRHPRWPIEKPVKVRDRTTGRYLAGQSLDASWSGIRLRFTNPTNLRPGQTVDVSLPDDAQRGFLRSEALIPAAVVRVDNHDTIALRLGIDTPQRQAA from the coding sequence ATGACCGACAACAAGAACCAGGACCGACGCAGACACCCACGCTGGCCCATCGAAAAGCCCGTCAAGGTCCGCGACCGCACCACCGGACGCTACCTCGCCGGGCAAAGCCTCGACGCCTCATGGTCAGGCATCCGACTCCGATTCACCAACCCCACCAACCTCCGGCCCGGCCAGACCGTCGACGTCTCCCTCCCCGACGACGCCCAACGCGGCTTCCTGCGCTCCGAAGCCCTCATCCCCGCCGCCGTCGTCCGCGTCGACAACCACGACACCATCGCACTCAGACTCGGCATCGACACCCCGCAGCGACAAGCCGCCTGA
- the rimO gene encoding 30S ribosomal protein S12 methylthiotransferase RimO: MSQSTAKPSPGTQPPAADVRRVAMVSLGCPKNLVDSEKMLGLLAEDGIAIVPEDDGPDAIIINTCGFLEASKQESVDEISRAVERKKSGEVQRVVVAGCLVQRHRAKILDWVPGVDAIIGVFDRDRITAAVRGNTSSGDDVLVELPVYSSIATNDAIAKRRREIETPGYHEPDNARMRLTPRHYAYLRISEGCNQNCAFCTIPSIRGKMRSKPVDRLIAEAHELMADGAFELNLIGQDTTSFGEDIDYAAGLSGMLRELDAVTRQHGSGWLRLMYAYPSCFTDEMIDTIASLDSVVKYIDMPLQHINDRVLDLMRRKTSRNLIETLLEKLRERIPGIAIRTTLISGFPGETRAEHEELVGFVRDFGFEALGVFPYSPEPGTPAGSLYAKGEAIEDAEVGARVEELMLTQQQVAIEANEQLAEDAAELPVLIDEALPAPPDGLDSDDPLADMHWHVGRGPHQAPGVDGITYVVANERFVPGELIHAEVTGASGYDLIAEPPNTENIRLRILG; the protein is encoded by the coding sequence TTGAGCCAGAGCACGGCAAAGCCGAGTCCGGGTACCCAGCCGCCAGCCGCTGATGTGCGTCGTGTCGCGATGGTTTCCCTGGGATGCCCGAAGAACCTCGTCGACAGCGAGAAGATGCTGGGCCTGCTCGCCGAGGACGGCATCGCCATCGTTCCTGAGGACGACGGGCCCGACGCGATCATCATCAACACCTGCGGGTTTCTCGAAGCGTCCAAGCAGGAGTCCGTGGACGAGATCAGCCGGGCTGTTGAGCGTAAGAAGTCGGGTGAGGTCCAGCGTGTGGTCGTGGCGGGCTGCCTGGTCCAGCGGCACCGCGCGAAGATTCTGGACTGGGTTCCCGGCGTCGATGCCATCATCGGCGTCTTCGACCGCGATCGGATCACGGCGGCCGTCCGTGGCAACACCTCGTCGGGCGATGATGTTCTTGTGGAGTTGCCCGTTTATTCGAGCATCGCGACCAACGACGCGATTGCCAAGCGGCGTCGTGAAATCGAGACCCCGGGTTACCACGAGCCGGACAACGCACGCATGCGTCTGACGCCGCGGCACTATGCCTACCTGCGCATCTCCGAGGGGTGCAACCAGAACTGCGCTTTCTGCACGATCCCGTCGATCCGTGGGAAGATGCGTTCCAAGCCGGTGGACCGGCTGATCGCCGAGGCCCACGAGCTCATGGCCGACGGTGCTTTTGAGCTCAACCTGATCGGGCAGGACACGACGAGTTTCGGCGAGGATATCGACTACGCGGCGGGGCTGTCGGGGATGCTCCGCGAGCTCGATGCCGTGACCCGGCAGCACGGTTCCGGGTGGCTGCGGCTGATGTATGCCTACCCCTCGTGCTTCACGGACGAGATGATCGACACCATCGCTTCTCTCGACAGCGTGGTGAAGTACATCGACATGCCCCTGCAGCACATCAACGACCGCGTCCTCGACTTGATGCGGCGGAAGACGAGTCGGAACCTGATCGAGACCCTTTTGGAGAAGCTCCGGGAGCGGATCCCGGGTATCGCTATCCGGACGACCCTGATCTCGGGCTTCCCCGGCGAGACCCGGGCCGAGCACGAGGAACTCGTCGGGTTCGTGCGCGACTTTGGCTTCGAGGCTCTGGGTGTGTTTCCTTACTCGCCCGAGCCGGGTACGCCGGCGGGCTCGCTTTATGCGAAGGGAGAGGCCATCGAGGACGCTGAGGTGGGTGCGCGGGTGGAGGAGCTCATGCTCACTCAGCAGCAGGTGGCCATCGAGGCTAACGAGCAGCTCGCCGAGGACGCGGCAGAGTTGCCGGTGCTCATCGACGAAGCCCTCCCTGCTCCGCCGGACGGGCTTGATTCCGACGACCCTCTGGCGGACATGCATTGGCACGTGGGCCGCGGCCCCCACCAGGCCCCGGGTGTCGACGGCATCACTTATGTCGTCGCCAACGAGCGGTTCGTGCCGGGCGAACTCATCCACGCGGAGGTTACGGGCGCTTCGGGCTATGACCTGATCGCTGAGCCGCCGAACACCGAGAATATCCGTCTGCGCATCCTCGGCTGA